In Tachypleus tridentatus isolate NWPU-2018 chromosome 7, ASM421037v1, whole genome shotgun sequence, a genomic segment contains:
- the LOC143257227 gene encoding uncharacterized protein LOC143257227: protein MKLIQKSAFVTLYLSSQHLKIFLKLFSRRDNLIRLTVYYGSTERSVLSHRPKYEPIEVFSVIGGYTGFWLGVSFVAFLEWIERFLSRVSRRFRLKKRTSELTKLSVFPWKKQSRGVVSPRFSDRSIERGMQKQLPFKFNRNVWFD, encoded by the exons atgaagttaatacaAAAATCAGCATTTGTTACTCTTTATTTATCTagtcaacatttaaaaatatttttaaaactgttttctcgtAGGGATAACCTTATAAGGCTTACAGTTTATTACGGATCTACCGAGAGAAGTGTTTTAAGTCATCGTCCAAAGTATGAG CCAATCGAGGTTTTCAGTGTGATTGGTGGTTACACCGGATTTTGGCTGGGAGTTTCTTTTGTTGCTTTCTTGGAGTGGATAGAGCGTTTTCTGTCGAGAGTATCGCGAAGATTCCGATTGAAAAAACGAACGTCGGAGCTCACCAAACTGTCGGTTTTTCCGTGGAAGAAACAGTCTCGTGGGGTAGTTTCCCCTAGATTTTCGGACAGAAGTATAGAAAGAGGAATGCAAAAACAACTGCCGTTTAAATTTAATAGAAACGTGTGGTTTGACTGA